A single genomic interval of Macaca nemestrina isolate mMacNem1 chromosome 14, mMacNem.hap1, whole genome shotgun sequence harbors:
- the LOC105463877 gene encoding olfactory receptor 1Q1: MDNSNWTSVSHFVLLGISTHPEERIPLFLVFSLMYTINISGNLAIITLILSAPRLHIPMYIFLSNLALTDICFTSTMVPKMLQNIFSPTKVISYTGCLAQTYFFICFTAMENFILAVMAYDRYIAICNPFHYPMILTRMLCVKMVMMCHALSHLHALLHTFFMGRLIFCADKRIPHFFCDLYALMKISCTSTYLNTLMIHTEGAVVISGALAFITASYACIILVVLRIPSAKGKWKAFSTCGSHLTVVAIFYGTLSWVYFWPLSSYSVTKGRIVTVVYTVVTPMLNPFIYSLRNGDVKGAFMKWMSRMQTFFFR; encoded by the coding sequence ATGGACAATAGCAATTGGACCAGTGTATCCCATTTTGTTCTCTTGGGCATTTCCACCCACCCAGAAGAGCGAATCCCACTCTTCCTTGTTTTTTCACTCATGTACACAATCAACATTTCTGGCAACTTGGCCATCATCACACTGATTCTCTCTGCTCCACGCCTCCACATCCCTATGTACATCTTCCTCAGTAATTTGGCCTTGACAGACATCTGCTTCACCTCCACCATGGTCCCCAAGATGCTGCAGAATATTTTCTCCCCTACAAAGGTAATTTCCTACACAGGCTGTTTAGCCCAAacttatttcttcatttgcttcACAGCCATGGAAAACTTCATCCTGGCTGTGATGGCCTATGACAGGTACATCGCCATCTGCAACCCTTTCCACTACCCTATGATCCTGACTAGGATGCTGTGTGTGAAGATGGTGATGATGTGCCATGCCCTCTCCCACCTTCATGCACTGCTGCACACCTTTTTCATGGGCCGACTAATCTTCTGTGCAGATAAGAGAATCCCTCACTTCTTCTGTGACCTCTATGCTCTGATGAAGATCTCCTGCACCAGTACCTACCTCAACACCCTGATGATTCACACAGAAGGTGCTGTTGTAATCAGTGGAGCTCTGGCCTTCATTACTGCCTCCTATGCCTGCATCATTTTGGTGGTCCTCCGGATCCCCTCAGCCAAGGGCAAGTGGAAAGCCTTTTCTACCTGTGGCTCCCACCTCACTGTGGTAGCCATATTCTATGGCACCCTCAGTTGGGTCTACTTCTGGCCCCTTTCCAGCTATTCAGTGACCAAGGGTCGCATTGTAACAGTTGTGTACACAGTGGTGACTCCCATGCTGAACCCCTTCATCTATAGCCTGAGGAATGGGGATGTCAAGGGAGCATTCATGAAATGGATGAGCAGAATGCAGACATTTTTCTTCAGATAA
- the LOC105464082 gene encoding olfactory receptor 1B1 — translation MSCASNASHSPVFLLLGFSRTNISHTLLFFLFLAVYLATILGNVTLVLLISWDSRLHSPMYYLLLGLSVIAMGLSTVTLPQLLAHLVSDYPTIPAARCLAQFFFFYAFGVTDTLVIAVMALDRYVAICDSLHHILVMNHQRCACLLALSWVVSILHTMLHVGLILPLCWTQDAGSNVNLPHFFCDHRPLLRASCSDTHSNELAIFFEGGFLMLGPCALIVPSYVRIGATILRLPSAAGRHQAVSTCGSHLTMVGFLYGTIISVYFQPPSQNSQHQDMVASVMYTAITPLANPFVYSLRNKDVKGAFHRLLEWGKVDP, via the coding sequence ATGAGCTGTGCCTCTAATGCTTCACACTCTCCAGTTTTCTTGCTCCTCGGGTTCTCAAGAACTAATATCTCCCAcactctcctcttcttcctgttCCTGGCTGTTTACCTGGCCACAATATTGGGGAATGTGACACTAGTGCTGCTCATCTCCTGGGACTCCAGACTCCACTCACCCATGTATTATCtgcttcttggcctctctgtgatAGCCATGGGGCTATCCACAGTCACATTGCCCCAGTTGCTGGCCCATCTGGTCTCTGATTACCCAACCATTCCTGCTGCCCGCTGCTTGgctcagttcttttttttctatgcatttggGGTTACAGATACGCTTGTCATTGCTGTCATGGCTCTGGATCGCTATGTGGCCATTTGTGACTCCCTGCACCATATTTTGGTAATGAATCACCAACGGTGTGCCTGCTTACTAGCATTGAGCTGGGTAGTGTCCATACTGCACACCATGTTGCATGTGGGACTCATCCTGCCTCTTTGCTGGACTCAGGATGCTGGGAGCAATGTTAACCTTCCTCACTTCTTTTGTGACCACCGGCCACTTCTGCGAGCCTCTTGTTCTGACACACATTCTAATGAGCTGGCCATATTCTTTGAGGGTGGCTTCCTTATGCTGGGCCCCTGTGCCCTCATTGTACCGTCTTATGTCCGAATTGGGGCCACTATTCTACGTTTGCCTTCAGCTGCTGGTCGCCACCAAGCAGTCTCCACCTGTGGATCCCACCTCACCATGGTTGGTTTCCTCTACGGCACCATCATTTCGGTCTACTTCCAACCTCCCTCCCAGAACTCTCAGCATCAGGATATGGTGGCTTCAGTAATGTATACTGCTATTACACCTTTGGCCAACCCTTTTGTGTATAGCCTCCGCAATAAGGATGTCAAGGGTGCATTCCACAGGCTGCTTGAATGGGGGAAGGTAGACCCCTGA